One window from the genome of Myxococcales bacterium encodes:
- a CDS encoding outer membrane protein transport protein: protein MTLLVANGGLAYAGGLYVTGFGPAAQAQAGAYVATADDAMAVFTNPAGLATQRGTTLQVGSSLIDYSLAFTRRGAYDEVAGQTLPWEGRAYATMRNTTTPEVGLGSWQAVPMFAVASDLLLPSRRLVLGLAMAAPAAYPGRNMGDDYVIDDPNTPPPPNRYDTVAQDAAVILPSIAVGYRVTNALRLGARFSWGYGEISSTLYAWTMPTPNYQEWIGNEATIAVAGKDNFVPQVAFGAHYRVSPHVEVAAMWQSRAQLNARGEAQATLSKDLKIIGITPEIVPVADAAARCAPGGTREALKTCIDFALPMTAEVGGRYIWRSARGQERGSLEADVRWEAWSRASDFEVVVDAQALGIALQDVAVRHGFVDVWSLRLGGNVRVPVGRSHLGLRGGIARDTAAARPGWERVDIDGAARTSVAGGFTWQLAGVQLELGAGYIFEGTRDVGGACNPTLGDPGCRDGAQTAWGQRSQPDPVNPLRPSVEQFESPFNSGRYVSHYVLAMAGVSARF from the coding sequence GTGACGCTGCTAGTCGCCAATGGCGGGCTCGCTTACGCTGGCGGCTTATACGTCACGGGCTTTGGCCCCGCCGCGCAGGCACAAGCAGGCGCGTATGTCGCCACCGCCGATGATGCGATGGCGGTATTTACCAATCCCGCGGGGCTGGCCACGCAACGTGGCACCACCTTGCAAGTTGGCAGCAGCCTCATCGACTATTCGTTGGCGTTCACCCGGCGCGGTGCTTACGACGAGGTGGCTGGCCAAACCCTGCCGTGGGAAGGGCGCGCCTATGCGACGATGCGCAACACAACGACGCCGGAGGTTGGGCTAGGCAGCTGGCAGGCGGTGCCTATGTTTGCGGTTGCGTCTGACTTGCTGCTGCCGTCGCGCCGCCTCGTGCTTGGGCTAGCCATGGCCGCGCCGGCGGCGTACCCGGGCCGCAACATGGGCGACGACTATGTGATCGACGATCCGAATACGCCGCCGCCGCCGAATCGCTACGACACCGTGGCGCAAGATGCCGCCGTTATTTTGCCATCGATCGCGGTAGGCTATCGCGTCACCAATGCGCTACGCCTCGGCGCGAGGTTTTCGTGGGGCTATGGCGAAATCTCGTCGACGCTCTACGCGTGGACGATGCCGACGCCGAACTATCAAGAGTGGATCGGCAACGAGGCGACGATTGCGGTCGCAGGCAAAGACAACTTCGTGCCACAGGTGGCCTTCGGCGCGCATTATCGCGTGTCGCCGCACGTCGAGGTCGCCGCGATGTGGCAATCTCGTGCGCAGCTCAACGCGCGCGGCGAGGCGCAGGCGACGCTCAGCAAAGATCTAAAGATCATCGGCATCACGCCGGAGATCGTGCCGGTTGCCGATGCGGCCGCGCGCTGCGCCCCGGGCGGCACACGGGAGGCGCTGAAGACCTGCATCGATTTCGCGTTGCCGATGACCGCCGAGGTAGGCGGTCGCTACATCTGGCGCTCGGCGCGCGGGCAGGAGCGCGGCAGCCTTGAGGCCGACGTGCGCTGGGAGGCGTGGAGCCGTGCCTCGGACTTTGAGGTCGTCGTCGATGCGCAGGCCCTTGGCATTGCGCTGCAAGATGTCGCGGTTCGCCACGGCTTTGTCGACGTGTGGTCGTTGCGCCTTGGCGGCAACGTGCGCGTGCCCGTGGGACGCTCGCATCTCGGGCTGCGAGGCGGCATCGCGCGTGACACGGCGGCGGCGAGGCCGGGCTGGGAACGCGTAGATATTGATGGTGCGGCGCGCACGAGCGTGGCTGGTGGCTTTACGTGGCAGCTCGCCGGCGTGCAACTCGAACTCGGCGCCGGCTACATCTTCGAGGGCACGCGCGACGTCGGCGGCGCATGTAATCCGACCCTTGGCGACCCTGGTTGTCGCGATGGCGCACAAACGGCGTGGGGGCAGCGAAGTCAACCCGATCCGGTTAACCCGCTGCGACCAAGCGTCGAACAATTTGAGTCGCCCTTTAACAGCGGCCGCTACGTATCTCACTATGTGCTC
- a CDS encoding helix-hairpin-helix domain-containing protein, which translates to MKQPNLLLASLSTILAFGTLACVQADDPGAEDVEDGDKGVLAIGLENDAPDVLALLQIANTYTADELFAAGLSKKAATNIEAARIANGPFTSLQALDKVERVGATAIGELLTYVTRERLFPTSLRIPTVSRVFYYPFSSWLEDDLPPEAAALRPHMWLNDDYSHADFYAQLKTQLEAEGRSEDDVAYTLRATSFYDLAHLQHGAQSGGMRQPCWIGDPIDAVYLVAAQAGTLFPDGYEVFGWRFGIDGEAHGTPTEGDFTTASKWINHSPNSKTVLLAEGVERAAATFTTLGPCRTFR; encoded by the coding sequence ATGAAGCAACCCAACCTATTACTCGCAAGCCTCTCCACCATCCTAGCCTTTGGCACCCTGGCCTGTGTTCAGGCCGACGACCCAGGTGCCGAGGACGTCGAAGATGGCGACAAAGGCGTGCTCGCGATTGGTCTCGAGAACGATGCGCCCGACGTCCTTGCCCTCTTACAGATTGCCAATACCTATACGGCGGATGAGCTCTTCGCCGCGGGCTTGAGCAAAAAAGCTGCCACGAACATCGAGGCGGCGCGGATCGCCAATGGCCCGTTTACGTCGCTGCAAGCCCTCGACAAGGTAGAGCGCGTTGGCGCAACCGCCATCGGCGAGCTGCTTACCTACGTCACGCGGGAGCGCCTCTTTCCCACGTCGCTTCGCATACCCACCGTTTCGAGGGTTTTTTACTACCCATTTTCAAGCTGGCTGGAGGACGACCTGCCGCCCGAAGCCGCTGCCCTGCGGCCCCACATGTGGCTCAACGACGACTACTCGCACGCCGATTTTTACGCGCAACTCAAGACCCAGCTTGAAGCAGAGGGCCGCAGCGAGGACGACGTTGCCTATACCTTGCGCGCAACCAGCTTTTACGACCTCGCTCATTTGCAACATGGTGCTCAAAGCGGCGGCATGCGTCAGCCGTGTTGGATTGGCGACCCGATCGATGCCGTTTACCTCGTCGCGGCGCAGGCTGGCACGCTGTTTCCCGACGGCTACGAGGTCTTCGGCTGGCGCTTTGGCATTGATGGCGAGGCGCACGGGACGCCTACCGAAGGTGATTTCACCACGGCCAGCAAGTGGATCAACCACAGCCCCAATTCGAAAACCGTATTGCTAGCTGAGGGCGTCGAGCGCGCGGCCGCCACCTTCACCACCCTTGGCCCTTGCCGCACGTTTCGATAG
- a CDS encoding beta-ketoacyl-ACP synthase 3 — protein sequence MLASKILGIGSFVPDNVVTNDDLRYLNHKHERQAEPVTDTNDQWIQDRSGIKERRFVAPGSGMATSDLALAACQAALADAGVAATDIDCIIFGTLSPDIHFPGAGVFLQQKLGIAGPDKKNCPCYDIRQQCSAFIYGMQMADAFIRAGIYKKILLVGAELHSHSLDYSTRGRDVLVLFGDGAGAMVIGADEDAKAGEGITYTKVHADGSGAMSLYMKIFDIKKLPYVDYDASDRETNIDLYPRMDGKRVFLNAVRNMNLSAQAALRDTGLTWNDITWFVPHQANLRINQKVVEIAGIPPEKALNTIEWYGNTTAATVPLTIDYWRKQGKIKKGDRILSTVFGSGYTWGSAIFTV from the coding sequence ATGCTGGCAAGCAAGATCCTAGGCATTGGCTCGTTTGTGCCCGACAATGTCGTGACCAACGACGACCTACGCTATCTCAACCACAAGCACGAGCGCCAGGCCGAGCCGGTCACCGACACCAACGATCAGTGGATCCAAGACCGCAGCGGCATCAAGGAACGCCGCTTCGTCGCCCCCGGCAGCGGCATGGCGACCAGCGATTTGGCGCTGGCGGCCTGCCAGGCCGCGCTCGCGGATGCCGGCGTCGCGGCGACCGACATCGACTGCATCATCTTCGGCACGCTGTCGCCCGACATCCATTTTCCGGGCGCAGGCGTGTTTCTGCAGCAAAAGCTCGGCATCGCCGGCCCCGATAAGAAAAACTGCCCTTGCTACGACATTCGCCAGCAGTGCTCGGCCTTTATCTATGGCATGCAAATGGCCGACGCGTTTATCCGCGCCGGCATCTATAAGAAGATCTTACTGGTTGGCGCCGAACTGCACAGCCACTCGCTCGACTACTCGACGCGCGGCCGCGACGTGCTGGTGCTCTTTGGCGACGGCGCGGGCGCGATGGTGATCGGCGCCGATGAAGACGCCAAGGCCGGCGAGGGCATTACCTATACCAAGGTGCACGCCGACGGCTCGGGCGCGATGAGCCTCTACATGAAAATCTTCGACATCAAGAAGCTGCCGTATGTCGATTATGACGCCAGCGACCGCGAGACCAACATCGATTTGTATCCGCGCATGGATGGCAAGCGGGTGTTTCTCAATGCCGTGCGCAACATGAACCTCTCGGCCCAGGCCGCGCTGCGGGACACCGGCCTTACCTGGAACGACATCACGTGGTTCGTGCCCCACCAGGCGAATCTGCGCATCAACCAAAAGGTGGTCGAGATCGCCGGCATCCCGCCCGAGAAGGCGCTCAACACCATCGAGTGGTACGGCAACACCACCGCCGCCACCGTGCCGCTGACCATCGACTACTGGCGCAAGCAAGGCAAAATCAAAAAAGGCGATCGCATCCTGTCGACCGTTTTCGGTTCTGGCTATACGTGGGGCTCGGCAATTTTCACGGTGTGA